In the Candidatus Binatia bacterium genome, one interval contains:
- a CDS encoding amidase: MHATDICFADLTELAALIRNRKVSPVEVTRAALERIAALDGRLHGFITVLVERALGAAQRAEDEIAAGNYRGPLHGIPLGVKDLCATRGVRTTCASIVLANNVPDYDATAVARLEAAGAVILGKLNLTEFALAGYHPDLPIPCNPWNLERHAGGSSSGSGVAVAAGFCVGAIGTDTGGSIRLPSSWNGVVGLKPTYGRVSRFGVFPLGMSLDHIGPMTRSVAGAAAMLEALAGFDPRDPTSLREPAPPCTVELEGGVRGLRLGVDDEYIASGCQPDTVEAVMRVVEVLRAQGARVVAVRLPPIDPVVYAWSPICAAEALVAHSATYPRRAGEYGTMFRTFLELGARLTAADYAAAHVQRIEFAGAFQDVFEHADVLVCPGSFGVAPPADLVDPEAPFSDELAPFMRYSAPFNFSRNPTLSVPCGFTADGLPFGVQFVGRHLDEPTLCRVGHAYQRETDWHTRRPPLPG, encoded by the coding sequence ATGCACGCTACCGACATCTGCTTCGCCGATCTCACCGAGCTTGCCGCACTGATTCGCAACCGCAAGGTGTCGCCGGTCGAAGTTACCCGCGCCGCGCTCGAACGCATCGCCGCCCTCGACGGCCGCTTGCACGGCTTCATCACCGTGCTGGTTGAGCGCGCCCTGGGTGCTGCCCAACGCGCCGAAGACGAAATCGCCGCCGGGAACTACCGAGGCCCACTGCACGGCATACCGCTCGGCGTCAAAGACCTGTGCGCAACTCGCGGTGTCCGCACGACCTGTGCGTCGATCGTGCTCGCCAACAACGTACCCGATTACGACGCCACCGCGGTCGCACGCCTCGAAGCGGCCGGCGCGGTGATCCTCGGCAAGCTCAACCTCACCGAGTTCGCCCTTGCCGGGTATCATCCGGACCTGCCCATACCGTGCAACCCGTGGAACCTCGAACGTCATGCCGGCGGTTCGTCGAGCGGCTCGGGCGTTGCCGTTGCCGCCGGGTTTTGTGTTGGGGCCATCGGCACCGACACGGGCGGGTCGATCAGACTGCCGTCGTCCTGGAACGGCGTTGTCGGGCTGAAACCGACTTACGGGCGCGTCAGTCGGTTCGGCGTCTTTCCGCTCGGGATGTCGCTCGACCACATCGGTCCGATGACCCGCAGCGTAGCCGGCGCGGCCGCCATGCTCGAGGCGCTGGCGGGGTTCGACCCCCGGGATCCGACATCGCTGCGAGAGCCGGCGCCGCCATGCACAGTGGAACTGGAAGGCGGTGTCCGCGGCCTGCGTCTCGGTGTCGACGACGAGTACATCGCCTCGGGGTGCCAACCCGACACGGTGGAGGCGGTTATGCGCGTCGTGGAAGTCCTCCGCGCACAGGGCGCCCGGGTGGTTGCGGTCCGGCTACCACCGATCGACCCCGTGGTTTACGCATGGAGCCCCATCTGCGCTGCCGAAGCGCTGGTCGCCCACAGTGCCACGTATCCGCGGCGCGCGGGCGAGTACGGGACGATGTTTCGCACCTTCTTGGAGCTCGGGGCCAGGCTGACCGCCGCCGATTACGCCGCCGCGCACGTGCAACGCATCGAGTTCGCCGGCGCGTTTCAGGACGTATTCGAGCACGCCGATGTGCTCGTCTGTCCGGGGTCGTTCGGCGTGGCGCCGCCCGCCGATCTCGTCGACCCGGAGGCGCCGTTCTCGGATGAATTGGCGCCGTTCATGCGCTACTCGGCGCCGTTCAATTTCAGCCGCAACCCGACCCTCTCGGTACCCTGCGGTTTCACGGCGGACGGTCTGCCGTTCGGTGTCCAGTTCGTCGGCCGTCACCTTGACGAGCCGACGCTCTGCCGGGTCGGCCACGCCTACCAACGAGAGACGGATTGGCATACGCGCCGTCCGCCGCTGCCGGGGTAG
- a CDS encoding MFS transporter, protein MIAAVREVLGTLRWAYLPVLATYFAYGASAIASVALLYFQKDVIGLTPAQVARVAFWANLPWSMKMVVGVASDRVPIAGSRRKPYLILGALLSLVGYAAMAAWVTTRGGYLVAMVCIAVGFMVQDVIADALSVEVAETDEELGQVQALGRMALLIGSISVGYVSGVLAAAIGPRAVFGVAMALPVLVVVGALFVQPRRRPDPVSEDGPLGHGRAWLVMATGLGYAALGVGLEFFEVPYSQELILLVSAALLTLLFREVGVSRHVIVAAAVIFLFRAMPGVGQGYSYWAIDGLGFDQTFLGLLAQVSSVLSLVGLLVFRKAITERPVSFTLGWVIIASAILYLPNVGLFYGLQDWLGVSARTLALIDTTISAPLGQLTMVPMLVLIARTAPAGAEATMFAIMASLMNLALSASELFTRYLNEFFAVTQEDYSRLGRLMITVMVIGLVPLLALPVLRRHEGQLSRHDSDSA, encoded by the coding sequence GTGATTGCCGCGGTGCGCGAGGTCCTGGGAACGCTCCGGTGGGCCTATTTGCCGGTGCTGGCGACGTACTTCGCTTACGGTGCCAGTGCGATTGCCAGCGTCGCGCTGCTGTATTTCCAGAAGGACGTAATCGGACTCACTCCGGCGCAGGTCGCGCGCGTTGCCTTCTGGGCGAATCTGCCGTGGAGCATGAAGATGGTTGTCGGCGTGGCCTCGGATCGTGTGCCGATCGCCGGCAGCCGGCGCAAGCCTTATCTAATTTTGGGGGCGCTGCTGTCACTGGTGGGATACGCGGCGATGGCCGCCTGGGTGACGACTCGCGGCGGATATCTCGTTGCGATGGTATGCATCGCGGTTGGGTTCATGGTGCAGGACGTCATTGCCGACGCGCTCAGCGTGGAGGTGGCGGAGACGGACGAGGAGTTAGGGCAGGTGCAGGCGCTGGGCCGGATGGCGCTGTTGATCGGGAGCATCAGCGTGGGATACGTCAGCGGCGTGCTGGCCGCGGCCATCGGGCCGCGTGCGGTGTTCGGGGTGGCCATGGCGCTACCGGTACTGGTCGTCGTCGGCGCGCTGTTCGTGCAGCCGCGGCGCCGGCCCGATCCCGTGTCCGAAGACGGTCCGCTGGGGCACGGACGCGCGTGGCTGGTGATGGCCACCGGGTTGGGGTACGCGGCGTTGGGCGTGGGGCTCGAGTTCTTCGAGGTGCCGTATTCGCAGGAGTTGATCTTGTTGGTGTCGGCGGCGCTGCTGACACTGCTATTCCGCGAAGTCGGCGTGTCGCGGCACGTCATCGTAGCCGCGGCGGTGATTTTTCTGTTTCGGGCGATGCCGGGAGTCGGGCAGGGCTACAGCTACTGGGCGATCGACGGTCTCGGATTCGATCAGACGTTTCTCGGCCTGCTGGCGCAGGTGAGCTCGGTCCTCAGCCTTGTCGGTCTTCTGGTCTTCCGCAAAGCGATCACGGAGCGGCCGGTAAGTTTCACGCTGGGGTGGGTGATAATAGCCAGTGCGATTCTCTATCTGCCGAACGTCGGTCTGTTCTATGGTTTGCAGGACTGGCTTGGCGTGAGTGCGCGCACTCTAGCGTTGATCGACACGACCATTTCGGCGCCGCTGGGGCAGTTGACGATGGTGCCGATGCTGGTGCTCATCGCGCGCACGGCGCCGGCCGGGGCGGAGGCGACCATGTTCGCGATCATGGCGTCATTGATGAATCTCGCCCTGTCGGCGAGCGAGCTGTTTACGCGTTATCTGAACGAGTTCTTTGCGGTTACGCAGGAGGACTATTCCCGACTCGGGCGGCTGATGATCACGGTAATGGTCATCGGCCTGGTGCCGTTGCTGGCGTTGCCGGTGTTGCGCCGGCACGAGGGGCAGTTGTCGCGACATGATTCGGACAGCGCGTAA
- a CDS encoding LssY C-terminal domain-containing protein: MGLTLGLFAVGCSRYRPEPVDPIELVRAGATDTVAGVRVTVTVPSDEEAARVFGVDLAGARIQPVWLDIVNDTEAEYWFAPVALDPGYFTPREAARRCELPFGGSANARMREDFVRAQVPTFVAGNGHVSGFLFTRHEHGMKVVNVDLIGRAGFRHFLFIVEVPGFRPDASPGEIDRLYDAAQLRDVDETALRTALEALPCCATTEDGTGTEDPLNFVLLGDRRAIFAGLLRAGWKVSEVLDRRSAFRLFYSYFFDETYLHAPISSVYLFGRRQDLAMEKTRETARERNHLRVWMTPLRFRGHPVWIGQISRDIGLSYSLGSFLGHEVDPDVDEARGYLVQDLLWTQQMRRFGWVTGVGPSSVAAPRRMADGTPFYTDGLRAVMEFGDDWTPFDEIQFFDWERATPAVQSKPTGR, encoded by the coding sequence GTGGGCCTGACGTTGGGGCTGTTTGCCGTCGGTTGTTCGCGTTACCGTCCCGAACCCGTCGATCCGATCGAGCTTGTGCGGGCCGGGGCCACGGATACGGTGGCGGGCGTGCGGGTCACCGTGACGGTGCCCAGCGACGAAGAAGCGGCAAGAGTCTTCGGCGTCGATCTGGCCGGAGCACGCATTCAACCGGTGTGGTTGGATATCGTTAACGATACGGAGGCCGAATACTGGTTTGCGCCGGTAGCGCTCGACCCTGGGTACTTCACGCCGCGGGAGGCCGCACGACGTTGCGAGTTGCCGTTCGGCGGGTCGGCGAACGCGCGCATGCGGGAGGACTTCGTCAGGGCTCAGGTTCCAACCTTCGTGGCGGGCAATGGACACGTCTCCGGGTTTCTGTTCACGCGGCACGAGCATGGCATGAAGGTCGTCAACGTCGACCTGATCGGTCGCGCCGGCTTCCGCCACTTCCTGTTCATCGTCGAAGTGCCGGGTTTTCGTCCCGACGCGAGTCCCGGCGAGATCGACCGGCTCTATGACGCCGCGCAGTTACGTGATGTTGACGAGACGGCGCTGCGCACCGCTCTGGAAGCGCTGCCCTGCTGCGCGACGACGGAGGACGGCACCGGCACTGAAGACCCGCTGAATTTCGTCCTGCTCGGCGACCGGCGAGCGATCTTCGCCGGTTTGTTGCGGGCGGGGTGGAAGGTCAGCGAGGTGCTGGATCGCCGGTCAGCGTTCCGGTTGTTCTATTCCTACTTTTTCGACGAGACCTACCTGCACGCTCCGATCAGCTCGGTTTACCTTTTCGGACGCCGCCAGGATCTCGCCATGGAGAAGACCCGCGAGACGGCGCGCGAACGCAACCATCTGCGCGTATGGATGACGCCGCTGCGGTTTCGGGGGCATCCGGTCTGGATCGGACAGATCAGTCGCGACATCGGGCTTTCGTATAGTCTCGGATCGTTTCTGGGCCACGAGGTCGACCCGGACGTCGACGAGGCTCGCGGGTACCTGGTACAGGATCTGTTGTGGACGCAGCAGATGCGCCGCTTCGGCTGGGTGACGGGGGTCGGTCCGAGCTCGGTCGCGGCGCCGCGGCGCATGGCCGATGGCACGCCTTTCTATACCGACGGGTTACGCGCCGTAATGGAGTTTGGGGACGACTGGACGCCGTTCGACGAGATCCAGTTTTTCGACTGGGAGCGTGCGACGCCGGCGGTGCAGTCGAAGCCGACCGGAAGATAG
- a CDS encoding aspartate aminotransferase family protein — MTDRAQALTPELFIERFGRYFNRTRVDAIANLGFLFVEGRAEGVYFEDAQGHRFLDMWSMGGTFNLGHRHPAVVQAAQRGLASDDFGSLFFFSEAKGLLAEKLARCTPGRLETTHPVVTGGEAIDLAIKLARGSTRRSEILYADHAYHGCTGFALSMMARGEMRDFAEPLVPDFHEIRYGDAADLAAKISDRTAAVVLEAVRTDADMAVPPADYFAEVRRLCDARGAKLVIDEVVCGMGRLGTLWGCEYWGVEPDMLVTGKGFSGGVFPMSAVVTRPECLDFFAESPYRTISSYAWSNVGARVTLAALEETERLLPGLAALGDRIEADLRTLQSRYGAPLRGVRRAGMMFALDFADAATGMAFLGLMFGLGVLVVASSQRMDIVKLYPPLIIEPAHVAEFSEKMETALRSLA, encoded by the coding sequence ATGACCGATCGCGCGCAAGCCCTCACACCCGAGCTTTTCATCGAACGGTTCGGCCGCTACTTCAATCGCACCCGGGTCGACGCCATCGCCAACCTCGGTTTTCTGTTCGTCGAGGGGCGGGCCGAGGGCGTCTATTTCGAAGACGCGCAGGGGCATCGTTTCCTAGACATGTGGTCCATGGGGGGTACTTTCAATCTCGGGCATCGGCACCCGGCGGTGGTGCAAGCCGCCCAGAGAGGTCTGGCGAGCGACGATTTCGGCAGCCTCTTCTTCTTCAGCGAGGCAAAGGGGTTGCTGGCGGAAAAGCTGGCGCGGTGTACGCCGGGACGACTGGAGACCACGCATCCGGTCGTTACCGGCGGAGAGGCGATCGATCTCGCCATCAAGCTGGCGCGCGGCTCGACCCGACGGAGCGAGATCCTTTACGCCGACCACGCGTACCACGGCTGTACCGGCTTTGCGCTGTCGATGATGGCCCGCGGCGAGATGCGCGATTTTGCCGAGCCGCTGGTGCCTGACTTCCACGAGATTCGTTACGGGGATGCTGCCGATCTGGCGGCGAAGATCTCCGACCGTACGGCCGCGGTAGTGTTGGAGGCGGTGCGCACGGACGCCGACATGGCGGTGCCGCCGGCGGATTACTTTGCCGAGGTCCGGCGACTGTGCGACGCGCGGGGTGCGAAGCTGGTTATCGACGAAGTTGTCTGTGGGATGGGGCGGCTCGGAACGCTCTGGGGGTGCGAGTACTGGGGTGTCGAACCGGACATGCTGGTTACGGGTAAGGGCTTCAGCGGCGGGGTGTTCCCGATGTCGGCGGTGGTCACCCGTCCCGAGTGCCTCGATTTCTTTGCCGAGTCTCCGTATCGGACGATTTCCTCGTATGCCTGGTCGAATGTCGGGGCGCGGGTGACCCTTGCCGCACTGGAGGAGACGGAGCGTCTGCTGCCTGGACTGGCCGCACTGGGAGATCGGATCGAAGCGGATCTCCGTACCCTGCAGAGCCGTTACGGAGCGCCGCTGCGCGGGGTCCGGCGCGCCGGGATGATGTTTGCTCTCGACTTTGCCGACGCGGCCACGGGGATGGCGTTCCTGGGTCTGATGTTCGGCCTCGGCGTGCTCGTCGTTGCCTCCAGTCAACGGATGGACATCGTCAAGTTGTATCCGCCGCTCATTATCGAGCCGGCTCACGTGGCGGAGTTCAGCGAGAAGATGGAGACGGCGCTCCGCTCCCTGGCGTAG
- the apaG gene encoding Co2+/Mg2+ efflux protein ApaG, translated as MFTSEAVTRGIRIRVQSSYVPERSQPDQRHWFFVYRVRISNEGAETAQLISRHWIITDADGHAQEVRGPGVVGEQPVLAPGESFEYTSACPLPTPFGIMQGTYRMVTSNDERFDAEIAPFTLSEPTTIN; from the coding sequence TTGTTCACTTCCGAAGCCGTCACCCGGGGCATCCGCATCCGGGTTCAATCGTCCTACGTACCCGAGCGCTCGCAGCCGGACCAGCGCCACTGGTTCTTCGTCTATCGCGTGCGCATATCGAACGAGGGTGCTGAAACGGCCCAACTGATCAGCCGACACTGGATCATAACCGACGCCGACGGTCATGCCCAGGAGGTGCGCGGACCCGGCGTCGTCGGCGAACAACCCGTTCTCGCGCCGGGCGAGTCGTTCGAATACACATCCGCCTGCCCGCTACCCACGCCGTTCGGCATCATGCAGGGCACTTACCGCATGGTCACGTCGAACGACGAACGATTCGACGCCGAGATTGCCCCGTTTACCCTCTCCGAGCCGACCACGATCAACTGA